The Alkalihalophilus pseudofirmus nucleotide sequence AAAGCATTTGCAGAGACCGGAAAGCCTGTCTTTGGAACATGTGCAGGTCTCATTTTAATGGCAAAGGATATTGCAGGGCAGCCAGAGGGTCACCTTTCTTTAATGAATATGACCGTTGAGCGAAATGCTTTTGGACGTCAACGTGAGAGCTTTGAAGCTGATCTTATTGTCACTGATGTGGGCGAGGATGTTCGTGCAGTATTTATCCGTGCGCCGCTGATAAAAGAGGTCGGTGAGGATGTAGAAGTAATTTCGAAGTTTAATGATGAGATTGTAGCAGCTAGAGAAGGACGTTTTCTTGCTTGCTCTTTCCATCCCGAATTAACAGACGATCACCGTTTTCATCAGTATTTTGTCGATATGGTTGCACAAGCTAAGCTAGAAGGTGTAAAATCTGTATAACAGACAATGCGTAGATAGGGAATAGTAAATAAAGCTGCTTCTACAGAGAGCTGACGGCCGGTGTGAGTCAGTGTAGCACTTTTTTGAATCCACCCTTGAGTGAGTGGTGAAGCACTAAGCTGAAGCCATTCCGGTAAAGATAGCCGTTATCTATCTTTAGAGTGGTCTATATTTTATATATAGGCAACAAGGGTGGTATCGCGGGTGCTCTCGTCCCTTCTTCTTAGCTGAAGAGTGGATGAGAGCTTTTTTATTTGTCTAGGCTTGTCAAATAGAAGATTTTATTTAAGGAGGAATAAACATGTTAGATGTAAAACGATTAAGAAATGATTTCGCTGATATAAAAGAGAAGCTTTCAACACGTGGTGAGGACATCTCTGGATTAGATCAGTTTGGAGACCTTGA carries:
- the pdxT gene encoding pyridoxal 5'-phosphate synthase glutaminase subunit PdxT, whose product is MLKIGVLALQGAVREHAACLQGPEVEVIAVKKVEQLDELDGLVLPGGESTTMRRLIDKYNFLEPLKAFAETGKPVFGTCAGLILMAKDIAGQPEGHLSLMNMTVERNAFGRQRESFEADLIVTDVGEDVRAVFIRAPLIKEVGEDVEVISKFNDEIVAAREGRFLACSFHPELTDDHRFHQYFVDMVAQAKLEGVKSV